The Candidatus Pantoea soli genome window below encodes:
- a CDS encoding DeoR/GlpR family DNA-binding transcription regulator — MLPIERQQRIIDELNINGRVIVAELVTLCQVSQETIRRDLTQLEKRGLLQRSHGGAVLSRKQAATAAGNTRAVNEYELAFRQRMNEQVEAKMVIAKRALDFISPGDCLLLDSSTTCWYLARQLPDIELTVLTNSLRIVQTLAPRGSIRTICLGGEYSDRYEAFHGIVAEQPLREFQINKIFFSCSSLGNDGYLREGNENNAHLKQQMLLAAERKHLLMDGSKFLRPSFARICHYRDVDFLITDQLTDKELEQELAWNGVNIIDCSQRNNAMQLIKN; from the coding sequence ATGTTGCCGATTGAAAGACAGCAGCGAATTATCGACGAACTGAATATTAATGGCCGGGTTATTGTCGCGGAGCTGGTTACGCTGTGTCAGGTCTCACAGGAAACTATCCGCCGGGATTTAACCCAGCTGGAGAAACGCGGATTATTACAGCGCAGCCACGGCGGCGCGGTACTGTCCAGAAAACAGGCGGCAACCGCTGCGGGAAATACCCGTGCGGTCAATGAGTATGAACTCGCTTTTCGCCAGCGCATGAATGAACAGGTCGAGGCCAAAATGGTCATTGCCAAACGTGCGCTGGATTTTATCAGCCCCGGCGACTGTTTATTACTCGACAGCAGTACCACCTGCTGGTATCTGGCCCGGCAGCTGCCGGATATTGAATTAACGGTGCTTACCAATTCGCTGCGCATTGTGCAGACGCTGGCGCCGCGCGGCAGCATCCGCACCATCTGCCTGGGCGGCGAATATTCGGATCGGTATGAAGCGTTTCACGGCATTGTGGCTGAACAACCGCTGCGGGAATTTCAGATTAATAAGATCTTTTTTTCCTGCAGCAGTCTGGGTAATGACGGTTATTTACGGGAAGGCAACGAAAACAACGCCCATTTAAAACAGCAAATGCTGCTGGCCGCAGAAAGAAAACATTTGTTAATGGATGGCAGTAAATTTCTGCGCCCTTCATTCGCGCGTATTTGTCATTACCGCGATGTGGATTTTCTTATCACCGACCAATTAACTGACAAAGAGCTGGAACAGGAACTGGCGTGGAACGGTGTCAATATTATTGACTGTTCACAGCGCAACAATGCCATGCAACTAATAAAAAATTAA
- the tal gene encoding transaldolase, producing MNQLDALKQFTTVVADSGDIESIRHYNPEDATTNPSLILKAAGLDAYKHLIDDAIDYAKKQGGSKETQIINASDKVAINLGMEILKSVPGRVSTEVDARLSFDRGMCVTKAEKLVRLYEENGIDRSRILIKLASTWEGIKAAEELEKNGIQCNLTLLFSFAQARACAEAGVFLISPFVGRIYDYYNSRKPLDPYVVDEDPGVKSVRRIYDYYKKHRYNTVIMGASFRKVEQIIALAGCDRLTISPNLLEELANSDAPVERKLEPSTEGFHQPSPLSEAEFRWEHNQDPMAVEKLSDGIRQFAVDQQKLEDVLAARL from the coding sequence ATGAACCAGCTAGATGCATTAAAACAGTTCACCACCGTGGTGGCGGACAGCGGCGATATCGAATCCATTCGCCATTATAATCCGGAAGACGCGACCACGAACCCTTCCCTGATCCTGAAAGCCGCCGGTCTTGACGCTTATAAACACCTGATTGACGACGCCATCGATTACGCGAAAAAACAGGGCGGCAGCAAAGAGACGCAAATCATCAACGCCAGCGATAAAGTGGCGATCAACCTCGGTATGGAAATCCTGAAAAGCGTACCGGGTCGCGTCTCTACGGAGGTTGATGCCCGCCTGTCCTTCGACCGCGGCATGTGCGTGACCAAAGCAGAGAAACTGGTACGCCTGTATGAAGAAAACGGCATTGACCGCTCACGTATTCTGATCAAGCTGGCCTCAACCTGGGAAGGCATCAAAGCCGCAGAAGAGCTGGAGAAAAACGGTATCCAGTGCAACCTGACGCTGCTGTTCTCCTTTGCCCAGGCGCGCGCCTGTGCTGAAGCCGGTGTGTTTCTGATTTCGCCATTTGTTGGCCGTATCTACGATTATTACAACTCACGCAAGCCGCTTGATCCGTATGTTGTCGATGAAGATCCGGGCGTGAAATCCGTGCGTCGCATCTACGATTACTACAAAAAGCACCGCTATAACACGGTCATCATGGGCGCCAGCTTCCGTAAAGTGGAGCAGATCATCGCGCTGGCAGGCTGCGACCGTCTGACCATCTCCCCTAACCTGCTGGAAGAGCTGGCGAACAGCGATGCGCCGGTAGAGCGCAAGCTGGAGCCGTCTACCGAAGGTTTCCATCAGCCTTCGCCGCTCTCTGAAGCGGAATTCCGCTGGGAGCACAACCAGGATCCAATGGCGGTGGAAAAACTGTCGGACGGTATCCGTCAGTTCGCCGTGGACCAGCAAAAACTGGAAGACGTGCTGGCCGCGCGCCTGTAA
- a CDS encoding ABC transporter permease — protein sequence MKSLSALRPDGTNVGLMLLIALALAIFSLMLPGRFLTDSTFMSMAFQLPELGLLTLAMFIAILSGGLNLAIIATANLTALFIAWTLMRALPADAGTGLQLLWLFIAIAGAMLIAALIGAVTGVMVTRIGAHPILVTLATMMTLNGVGIWLTKGAAVSGMPPVVQALGSSTLLGMPLPLWVFLGAAALLALFLGKTRAGKCIYMGGSNINATWFSGINTHRMVMLVYVISSLLCVLAGLIMMARFNSARMGYGDAYLLLTVLAIILGGTDPNGGFGRVTGVVLALIALQILSTGFNLMNISQHVSLAMWGAVLIVVLAFKQLKGRFNEHRAVRLSRLAAALNPLTEKKEV from the coding sequence ATGAAATCTCTCTCTGCGCTGCGCCCGGACGGCACCAATGTCGGCCTGATGCTGTTAATCGCGCTGGCGCTGGCGATCTTCAGTCTGATGCTGCCAGGCCGCTTCCTTACCGATTCCACCTTTATGAGCATGGCGTTTCAGCTGCCGGAGCTGGGGCTGCTGACACTGGCGATGTTTATTGCCATTCTCAGCGGCGGCCTCAATCTGGCCATCATTGCCACCGCCAACCTGACCGCGCTGTTTATTGCCTGGACGCTGATGCGCGCCCTGCCCGCCGATGCCGGTACCGGACTGCAGCTGCTGTGGCTGTTTATCGCCATTGCCGGCGCGATGCTGATTGCTGCCCTGATTGGTGCGGTGACCGGCGTGATGGTCACCCGCATTGGCGCGCATCCAATTCTGGTGACGCTGGCCACCATGATGACGCTGAACGGCGTCGGTATCTGGCTGACCAAAGGCGCGGCGGTAAGCGGTATGCCGCCGGTGGTGCAGGCGCTGGGCAGCAGCACGCTGCTGGGGATGCCGCTGCCGCTGTGGGTGTTCCTCGGCGCGGCGGCGCTGCTGGCGCTGTTCCTTGGTAAAACCCGCGCCGGGAAGTGCATTTACATGGGCGGCAGCAACATCAACGCCACCTGGTTCAGCGGCATTAACACCCACCGCATGGTGATGCTGGTGTATGTCATCTCCAGCCTGCTGTGCGTGCTGGCCGGTCTGATTATGATGGCGCGCTTCAACTCTGCCCGCATGGGCTATGGCGATGCGTATCTGCTGCTGACCGTGCTGGCCATCATTCTTGGCGGCACCGATCCCAACGGCGGCTTTGGCCGCGTCACCGGCGTAGTGCTGGCGCTCATCGCCCTGCAGATCCTCTCTACCGGCTTCAACCTGATGAACATCAGCCAGCATGTCAGTCTGGCGATGTGGGGTGCGGTGCTGATTGTGGTACTGGCCTTTAAACAACTCAAAGGCCGTTTTAATGAACATCGCGCCGTCCGGCTCAGCAGGCTGGCGGCGGCGCTTAATCCTCTGACTGAAAAAAAGGAAGTATGA
- a CDS encoding DUF1176 domain-containing protein: MAFCVARSFPGDNGLVMTLARHAGVNDRPLLRIDYGSAYSGELPGGPLRDNLLLDQRRLNPDLKHWTVEPHHLATSNAIAIDEFLAQTLDAGSLQLTYQAKAVIPLRGMKAALLLMDDVQGRVNGASAWVKRGNRVQWDVPPPPPLPQLPPAPPPPAPLTQEETSGLIDYGTWRVNIDNCSLDPLRREVSVSPLTDSKALLLISCETGAYNVIDLAFEVTRSAPYVSRSLTLTLPFTPPARSDNQLELVNAEFDASNGLLYTFSKGRGLGDCGVATRWQFDGSEFVLAEYAEEKTCDAWHSSDDWPTLWVSQSSGPLQSR, encoded by the coding sequence GTGGCGTTCTGTGTCGCACGCAGTTTTCCGGGTGATAACGGCCTGGTGATGACGCTGGCGCGGCATGCCGGGGTTAACGACCGGCCGCTGCTGCGCATTGATTACGGCAGCGCCTACAGCGGTGAACTGCCCGGCGGGCCACTGCGGGATAATTTGCTGCTGGATCAGCGCCGCCTGAATCCGGACCTCAAACACTGGACGGTTGAGCCGCATCATCTTGCCACCAGCAACGCGATTGCCATTGATGAATTCCTGGCCCAGACGCTGGATGCCGGCAGCTTACAGCTTACTTATCAGGCGAAGGCCGTGATCCCGCTGCGTGGCATGAAAGCGGCGCTGCTGCTGATGGATGATGTGCAGGGACGAGTGAACGGTGCCAGCGCCTGGGTAAAGCGTGGCAACCGCGTACAGTGGGACGTCCCGCCGCCGCCACCGTTGCCACAGCTGCCGCCCGCGCCGCCGCCGCCGGCACCGCTGACGCAGGAAGAGACCAGCGGCCTGATCGATTACGGCACCTGGCGGGTAAATATTGATAACTGCTCGCTGGATCCGCTGCGGCGTGAAGTGAGCGTCTCGCCGCTGACAGACAGCAAAGCCCTGCTGCTGATCAGCTGTGAAACCGGGGCGTATAACGTCATTGATTTGGCCTTTGAGGTGACGCGCAGCGCGCCCTATGTGTCGCGCAGCCTGACCCTGACGCTGCCGTTTACGCCGCCGGCGCGCAGTGATAATCAGCTGGAACTGGTGAATGCCGAATTTGATGCCAGTAACGGCCTGCTCTACACCTTCAGTAAAGGACGCGGGCTGGGCGACTGTGGCGTTGCCACGCGCTGGCAGTTTGACGGCAGCGAATTTGTGCTGGCGGAGTATGCGGAAGAGAAAACCTGCGACGCGTGGCACAGCAGTGATGACTGGCCCACGCTGTGGGTCAGCCAGTCCAGCGGCCCGCTGCAGTCACGCTAA
- the tkt gene encoding transketolase yields the protein MSSRRELANAIRALSMDAVQKANSGHPGMPMGMADIAEVLWRDFLKHNPTNPAWADRDRFILSNGHGSMLLYSLLHLTGYDLPMEELKNFRQLHSKTPGHPEIGYTPGVETTTGPLGQGLANAVGLAIAERTLAAQFNQPGHDIVDHFTYVFMGDGCLMEGISHEVCSLAGTLGLGKLIGFYDHNGISIDGETEGWFTDDTHQRFEAYNWHVVGSKEGIDGHDPEAIAAAIKEAQSVTDKPSLIICRTVIGFGSPNKAGKEESHGAALGEEEVALTRKQLGWNYGPFEIPQEIYQQWDAKEAGAAQEKSWEEKFSAYQQAHPALAEEFSRRLNGEMPAQWEQATTDFIRELQANPQKIASRKASQNTLEAFGKMLPEFLGGSADLAPSNLTIWSGSKSIKEDPAGNYIHYGVREFGMTAIANGIAHHGGFVPYTATFLMFVEYARNAARMAALMKARQIMVYTHDSIGLGEDGPTHQPVEQLASLRVTPNFSTWRPCDQVETAVAWKAAIERHHGPTALILSRQNLLQPERTPQQVENIARGGYILKDCDGTPDVILIATGSEVEITLGAEAKLSADGHKVRVVSLPSTDVFDKQDVSYRESVLPSTVRARVAVEAGIADYWYKYVGIDGKIVGMTTFGESAPAGKLFPAFGFTIENVVSHAESLLKPA from the coding sequence ATGTCATCACGCAGAGAGCTGGCTAACGCGATTCGTGCACTGAGCATGGATGCCGTACAGAAAGCAAATTCCGGACACCCAGGCATGCCAATGGGCATGGCCGACATCGCCGAAGTGCTGTGGCGCGACTTCCTGAAGCACAACCCGACCAATCCGGCCTGGGCCGATCGTGACCGCTTCATTCTCTCCAACGGTCACGGCTCTATGCTGCTGTATAGCCTGCTGCACCTCACCGGCTATGACCTGCCGATGGAAGAGCTGAAGAACTTCCGTCAGCTGCACTCTAAAACGCCTGGTCACCCGGAGATCGGCTATACGCCTGGCGTGGAAACCACCACCGGTCCGCTTGGCCAGGGGCTGGCCAATGCGGTAGGTCTGGCAATTGCCGAGCGCACGCTGGCGGCGCAGTTTAACCAGCCGGGCCACGACATCGTTGACCACTTCACCTATGTCTTTATGGGCGACGGCTGTCTGATGGAGGGGATTTCGCACGAAGTCTGCTCGCTGGCCGGCACGCTGGGCCTCGGCAAGCTGATTGGCTTCTACGACCATAACGGCATCTCTATTGATGGGGAGACCGAAGGCTGGTTTACCGACGACACCCATCAGCGCTTTGAAGCCTACAACTGGCACGTTGTCGGCAGCAAAGAGGGCATTGACGGTCACGATCCTGAAGCGATTGCGGCGGCGATCAAAGAAGCGCAGAGCGTCACCGACAAACCGTCGCTGATCATCTGCCGTACCGTGATTGGCTTCGGCTCACCGAATAAAGCCGGTAAAGAGGAGTCACACGGTGCCGCGCTGGGTGAAGAAGAAGTGGCGCTGACGCGTAAGCAGCTTGGCTGGAATTATGGCCCGTTTGAGATCCCGCAGGAAATTTACCAGCAATGGGATGCGAAAGAAGCCGGTGCCGCGCAGGAAAAATCGTGGGAAGAGAAGTTCAGCGCTTACCAGCAGGCTCACCCGGCGCTGGCGGAAGAATTCAGCCGCCGCCTGAACGGCGAAATGCCGGCACAGTGGGAACAGGCCACCACCGATTTCATCCGCGAGCTGCAGGCCAACCCGCAGAAGATCGCCAGCCGCAAAGCCTCACAGAATACGCTGGAAGCCTTTGGCAAGATGCTGCCGGAATTCCTCGGTGGTTCTGCCGACCTTGCCCCCAGTAACCTCACTATCTGGTCAGGCTCCAAATCCATCAAAGAAGACCCCGCCGGTAATTACATTCACTACGGCGTACGTGAATTTGGCATGACCGCGATTGCTAACGGCATCGCTCACCACGGTGGCTTTGTGCCCTACACCGCGACCTTCCTGATGTTCGTGGAGTATGCGCGCAACGCGGCGCGTATGGCTGCCCTGATGAAGGCGCGCCAGATCATGGTCTACACCCATGACTCGATTGGTCTGGGGGAAGATGGCCCGACGCACCAGCCGGTTGAGCAGCTGGCCAGCCTGCGCGTCACGCCAAACTTCAGTACCTGGCGTCCGTGCGATCAGGTGGAAACCGCTGTAGCGTGGAAAGCCGCTATTGAGCGTCATCACGGCCCGACCGCTCTGATTCTGTCGCGCCAGAACCTGCTGCAGCCGGAACGTACGCCACAACAGGTAGAGAACATCGCGCGCGGCGGCTATATCCTGAAAGACTGCGACGGCACGCCGGATGTCATCCTGATTGCGACCGGTTCCGAAGTGGAAATCACGCTGGGCGCTGAAGCTAAACTCAGCGCTGACGGCCATAAAGTCCGCGTGGTCTCGCTGCCAAGCACCGACGTGTTCGACAAGCAGGATGTGAGCTACCGCGAATCGGTACTGCCTTCTACCGTGCGCGCACGCGTAGCCGTGGAAGCCGGCATTGCCGACTACTGGTACAAGTATGTGGGCATTGACGGCAAAATTGTCGGCATGACCACCTTCGGCGAATCCGCACCCGCCGGTAAGCTGTTCCCGGCCTTTGGTTTCACCATTGAAAATGTGGTAAGCCACGCCGAATCCTTACTCAAGCCAGCCTGA
- the ampH gene encoding D-alanyl-D-alanine-carboxypeptidase/endopeptidase AmpH: protein MKKRTPLLLALLVSVLPLAGRAQVSPDPLLASQIVDRYAEHIFYGSGATGMALVAIDGNQRVFASFGETRPGNNVRPQPDSVIRIASLSKLMTSEVMVKMAERGQIRLDDPLSKYAPPGVRVPAYNGQPIRLINLATHTASLPREQPGGRAQRPVFVWPTKADRWQWLRSATLKATPGTQAAYSNLGFDLLGDALAKAAGMPYPALFQQLITRPLGMKDTTFTPSPDQCQRLMIAEKGASPCNNTLAAIGSGGVYSTPDDMGRWMQQFLNSAVNHRTPQIDRLQTLIYRRDQLSKVEGMDVPGRADALGMGWVYMAPKAGRPGIIQKTGGGGGFITYIAMVPQQNVGVFVVVTRSPLTRFTPMSDGVNNMLAELVGNQKGSPMSVSAIR, encoded by the coding sequence TTGAAAAAACGTACTCCTTTATTACTGGCCTTACTGGTTTCCGTGCTGCCCCTTGCAGGCAGAGCACAGGTATCACCCGATCCGCTGCTGGCTTCACAGATTGTCGATCGCTACGCTGAGCATATCTTCTATGGCAGCGGCGCGACCGGCATGGCGCTGGTGGCGATTGATGGCAACCAGCGCGTGTTTGCCAGCTTCGGCGAGACCCGGCCCGGCAACAACGTGCGTCCGCAGCCGGATTCGGTGATCCGCATTGCCTCGCTCAGCAAGCTGATGACCAGCGAAGTCATGGTGAAAATGGCTGAGCGCGGCCAGATCCGTCTGGACGATCCGCTGAGCAAATATGCGCCGCCGGGTGTTCGGGTGCCGGCGTATAACGGTCAGCCCATTCGCCTGATCAACCTTGCCACCCATACCGCCAGCCTGCCGCGCGAACAGCCGGGCGGCCGGGCGCAGCGGCCGGTATTTGTCTGGCCAACCAAAGCGGACCGCTGGCAGTGGCTGCGCAGCGCCACGCTAAAGGCCACGCCGGGCACCCAAGCCGCCTACTCCAATCTGGGCTTTGATCTGCTGGGCGATGCGCTGGCGAAAGCGGCTGGCATGCCCTACCCGGCGCTGTTCCAGCAGCTGATAACGCGCCCGCTGGGCATGAAAGACACCACTTTTACCCCGTCGCCGGATCAGTGCCAGCGGCTGATGATTGCGGAAAAAGGTGCCAGTCCGTGTAATAACACGCTGGCCGCCATTGGCAGCGGCGGCGTCTACTCCACGCCGGATGATATGGGCCGCTGGATGCAACAGTTCCTGAACTCCGCGGTGAATCATCGCACGCCGCAAATCGATCGGCTGCAGACGCTGATTTATCGTCGCGATCAGCTGAGCAAAGTGGAAGGGATGGACGTGCCGGGGCGCGCGGATGCGCTGGGCATGGGCTGGGTATACATGGCCCCGAAAGCGGGCCGGCCGGGGATTATTCAGAAAACCGGCGGCGGCGGCGGCTTCATTACCTATATTGCAATGGTGCCGCAACAGAACGTCGGCGTTTTCGTGGTCGTGACGCGCTCACCGCTGACGCGCTTTACGCCGATGAGCGACGGTGTGAATAACATGCTGGCTGAACTGGTGGGCAATCAGAAAGGTTCACCGATGTCGGTCTCCGCTATCCGCTGA
- a CDS encoding TraY domain-containing protein — MNVVLDEVAALLTLSADRQRTGRTAAEVVFRLADHLQQRGVLCRTQFSG, encoded by the coding sequence TTGAATGTCGTATTGGATGAAGTCGCTGCTTTGCTTACCCTTTCTGCTGATCGCCAGCGTACGGGCCGAACCGCTGCAGAAGTCGTTTTCCGACTGGCAGATCACCTGCAACAACGTGGCGTTCTGTGTCGCACGCAGTTTTCCGGGTGA
- a CDS encoding sugar ABC transporter ATP-binding protein, with translation MQEVTPQTLIALDNLSKTFGGNRALSDISLSLLAGEVHCLAGTNGCGKSTLIKVIAGVHAPDSGSRITLGDGPAQPRLTTRQARDFGIQVIYQDLSLFPNLSVAENIAFEHNLKGLAGWHHKGRLHATARRIVDELQFDLDLNAKVAALSIAQRQQVAICRALVADARLVIMDEPTASLTRTEVNQLLRTVRYLKDKNICVVFVSHRLDEVLEISDRVTVIRDGRKMGCWPAREMTPHHLTELMTGLKLDYQLKTPTRDPDRVMLEVERLTRAGQYHDVSFRLCAGEVLGLCGLLGSGRTELALSLFGMTRPDSGKIWLDSKPVRFRSHEDAIKAGIGYVSEDRLTLGLVQQQSVADNMVLPILDKLQNRFHLIDEYRKNKLILQWIQQFGVRVADPQLAISTLSGGNQQKIVLAKWVLTQPRILILDSPTVGVDVGAKASIYQLIHALAKEGLSIILISDEVPEVWYNCDRILHFRDGTIHAEYQPDTVEQQQLAEVINA, from the coding sequence ATGCAAGAGGTCACTCCACAGACGCTGATCGCGCTCGACAATCTGTCGAAAACCTTCGGTGGTAACCGCGCACTGAGCGATATCTCGCTGAGCTTACTGGCTGGCGAAGTGCATTGTCTCGCTGGCACCAACGGCTGTGGCAAGAGCACCTTAATCAAAGTCATTGCCGGGGTGCATGCCCCGGACAGCGGCAGCCGCATTACCCTGGGTGACGGCCCGGCGCAGCCGCGCCTGACCACCCGCCAGGCGCGCGACTTTGGCATCCAGGTGATTTATCAGGATCTGTCACTGTTCCCCAACCTGAGCGTGGCAGAAAACATCGCCTTTGAGCATAACCTGAAGGGGCTGGCAGGCTGGCATCATAAAGGCCGGCTGCACGCCACCGCCCGCCGCATCGTGGATGAACTGCAATTCGATCTCGACCTGAATGCGAAGGTTGCCGCGCTGTCGATTGCGCAGCGTCAGCAGGTAGCGATCTGCCGTGCGCTGGTGGCGGATGCGCGCCTGGTGATCATGGATGAGCCCACCGCCTCACTGACCCGCACCGAAGTTAATCAGCTGCTGCGTACCGTGCGCTATCTGAAAGACAAAAACATCTGCGTGGTGTTTGTCAGCCACCGTCTGGATGAGGTGCTGGAGATTTCTGACCGCGTCACGGTTATTCGCGACGGTCGCAAAATGGGCTGCTGGCCGGCGCGCGAGATGACGCCGCACCATCTGACTGAACTGATGACCGGCCTGAAGCTGGACTACCAGCTGAAAACGCCAACCCGCGATCCGGACCGCGTGATGCTGGAAGTGGAACGGCTGACGCGCGCCGGCCAGTATCATGACGTCAGTTTTAGGCTCTGCGCTGGCGAAGTCCTCGGCCTGTGCGGCCTGCTGGGCTCCGGCCGCACCGAACTGGCGCTGTCGCTGTTTGGCATGACCCGCCCGGACAGCGGCAAAATCTGGCTCGACAGCAAACCGGTACGCTTCCGCAGCCATGAGGATGCGATTAAAGCCGGCATCGGCTACGTGTCAGAAGATCGTCTGACGCTCGGCCTGGTGCAGCAGCAGTCGGTGGCCGACAACATGGTGCTGCCGATCCTCGATAAACTGCAAAACCGTTTCCACCTGATTGACGAATACCGCAAGAACAAGCTGATCCTGCAATGGATTCAGCAGTTTGGCGTGCGGGTAGCCGATCCGCAGCTGGCCATCTCCACCCTTTCCGGCGGCAATCAGCAAAAGATTGTACTGGCGAAATGGGTGCTGACGCAGCCGCGCATTCTGATTCTTGACTCGCCGACCGTGGGCGTGGACGTCGGTGCTAAAGCCAGCATTTATCAGCTGATCCACGCGCTGGCCAAAGAGGGCCTGTCGATCATCCTGATTTCCGATGAGGTGCCGGAGGTCTGGTACAACTGCGACCGCATTCTGCACTTCCGCGACGGCACCATCCATGCCGAATACCAACCCGATACCGTTGAGCAGCAGCAGCTGGCGGAGGTGATCAATGCCTGA
- a CDS encoding substrate-binding domain-containing protein, whose product MKKHLIACSLLALFAATGAQAADKLRMGVVVKIGGIPWFNAMETGIKSEAAKRGIDAWMVGPTAADPALQVRAIEDLIAQKVDIIGVVPNDPKVLEPVLKRARAAGIQVITHESPGQKDANWDFELVDAPTHGINHMKALAKCMHEEGKYAMYVGSLTVPLHQEWTDAALNYQKQHYPKMQLVTDKFGVGESLDDSIRTTNELMSKYPDLKGIMAFGSQGPIGAGRAVMNRNKIDQVCVVGAFSPGQGASLVQRGAIKGGYIWNPETAGEVFVRLADMMQKKEPITDGMTIEGLGKVKVDEATHTILGNNSESLDKANLPKLVKMGL is encoded by the coding sequence ATGAAAAAACATCTTATCGCCTGCTCATTACTTGCCCTGTTTGCTGCCACCGGTGCGCAGGCCGCCGATAAACTGCGGATGGGCGTAGTGGTCAAAATTGGCGGTATCCCGTGGTTTAACGCCATGGAAACCGGGATCAAAAGTGAAGCCGCAAAACGCGGCATTGATGCGTGGATGGTCGGGCCGACCGCCGCCGACCCGGCATTGCAGGTTCGCGCCATTGAAGATTTGATTGCGCAGAAAGTCGACATCATCGGCGTGGTTCCCAATGACCCGAAGGTGCTGGAGCCAGTGCTGAAGCGGGCACGCGCAGCGGGGATTCAGGTCATTACCCACGAATCGCCGGGCCAGAAAGACGCCAACTGGGATTTTGAACTGGTGGATGCGCCCACACACGGCATCAACCATATGAAAGCGCTGGCGAAATGCATGCATGAAGAGGGCAAATACGCCATGTATGTCGGCAGCCTGACGGTGCCGCTGCATCAGGAGTGGACGGACGCCGCGCTGAACTACCAGAAACAGCACTACCCGAAAATGCAGCTGGTTACCGACAAATTCGGCGTGGGTGAATCGCTGGATGACTCCATCCGCACCACCAACGAACTGATGTCCAAATACCCGGATCTGAAAGGCATCATGGCGTTTGGCTCGCAGGGGCCAATTGGCGCCGGCCGCGCAGTGATGAACCGTAACAAGATCGATCAGGTCTGCGTGGTGGGTGCCTTTAGCCCCGGCCAGGGTGCCTCACTGGTGCAGCGCGGCGCGATCAAAGGTGGCTATATCTGGAACCCGGAAACCGCCGGTGAGGTGTTTGTACGCCTTGCAGACATGATGCAGAAAAAAGAGCCGATCACCGACGGCATGACCATTGAAGGGCTGGGCAAAGTGAAAGTTGACGAAGCCACGCACACCATCCTCGGGAACAACAGCGAAAGTCTCGACAAAGCGAACCTGCCAAAACTGGTGAAAATGGGGCTGTAA
- a CDS encoding ABC transporter permease, with the protein MPDFSRLRPHSSQGWLAWVLLAFVLFFACASDQFLTVQNLLDLAESYAVTGIFALGLFVVLVTGGIDISFAAVASVVQYLIASLFVQFQFDNAVLSIALAILCGTLFGVINALLITSLRVVSIIITISMQSLLFGLLMWFTGGRSLYTLPDWWITLRSVLPFTVQGNSFQIGLPLVTMLVIAALTALLLNKTHLGRQLYAVGGDAESARRIGIRVGLIHVFAYGWLGAMAAIGGLVQVYRMGEVVPNALVGGELDVLAATVLGGASLMGGKGTVSGTLMGVFLIAILKNGLNLIGVSNYFMNIVVGGTIMVAIAVTHYKKRKETDVSFV; encoded by the coding sequence ATGCCTGATTTTTCCCGTTTGCGCCCGCACAGCAGCCAGGGCTGGCTCGCCTGGGTGTTACTGGCTTTTGTGCTGTTTTTTGCCTGCGCCAGCGACCAGTTTCTGACGGTGCAAAACCTGCTGGATCTGGCGGAGAGCTATGCAGTCACCGGGATCTTCGCGCTCGGGCTGTTTGTGGTGCTGGTGACCGGCGGTATTGATATCTCCTTCGCGGCGGTGGCCTCGGTGGTGCAGTACCTGATCGCCTCGCTGTTTGTCCAGTTCCAGTTTGATAACGCCGTGCTGAGCATTGCGCTGGCGATCCTCTGCGGCACGCTGTTCGGCGTGATCAATGCCCTGCTGATCACCAGCCTGCGCGTGGTTTCCATCATCATCACCATCAGCATGCAGTCGCTGCTGTTTGGATTGCTGATGTGGTTTACCGGCGGCCGGAGCCTCTACACCCTGCCGGACTGGTGGATCACGCTGCGCAGCGTGCTGCCTTTCACCGTGCAGGGCAACAGCTTCCAGATTGGCCTGCCGCTGGTGACCATGCTGGTCATTGCCGCGCTGACGGCGCTGCTGCTGAACAAAACGCACCTTGGCCGTCAGCTGTATGCGGTTGGCGGCGATGCCGAATCGGCGCGGCGCATCGGTATCCGCGTGGGGCTGATTCACGTCTTCGCTTATGGCTGGCTGGGGGCCATGGCGGCGATTGGCGGACTGGTGCAGGTCTATCGCATGGGCGAAGTGGTGCCGAATGCGCTGGTCGGCGGCGAACTTGATGTGCTGGCCGCCACGGTGCTGGGCGGTGCCAGCCTGATGGGCGGCAAAGGCACGGTCAGCGGCACGCTGATGGGCGTCTTCCTGATAGCCATCCTGAAAAATGGCCTCAATCTGATCGGCGTCTCGAACTACTTCATGAATATCGTGGTCGGCGGCACCATCATGGTGGCCATCGCCGTCACGCACTACAAAAAACGCAAAGAAACTGACGTCAGTTTCGTCTGA